The following coding sequences lie in one Bordetella genomosp. 9 genomic window:
- a CDS encoding ABC transporter substrate-binding protein: MSVTRREWLKLAGAAGALGLAPAIVRAQKLEKKEVAIAVGGKALVYYLPLTIAEVRGYFKDEGLDVSIADFAGGAKALQAVVGGSADVVSGAFEHALNLQTKGQFYRDFVLQGRAPMIGFGVSAKNMPNYKSPADLKGKKIGVTAPGSSTNMVVNFFLAKHGLKPSDVSIIGVGAGAGAITALRSGQIDAISNTDPVVTALEHSGDLKIIADTRTLKDTKEIFGGNMPAGCLYCSQAYIDANPNTVQALTNAIVRADKWIQAQRDNLDAIANAVPKQYLLGEPEVYKASLKASLEGFSPDGMIPEDGAETAVKALAAFLPDFDPKKVDPSKIWTNEFVKRANQKYPNG, encoded by the coding sequence ATGTCCGTGACTCGACGTGAATGGCTCAAGCTCGCCGGCGCGGCCGGCGCCCTGGGCCTGGCTCCCGCCATCGTGCGGGCTCAGAAACTCGAAAAGAAAGAAGTGGCCATCGCCGTCGGCGGCAAGGCGCTGGTCTACTACCTGCCCTTGACCATCGCGGAAGTGCGCGGCTACTTCAAGGACGAAGGGCTGGACGTCAGCATCGCTGACTTCGCCGGCGGCGCCAAGGCGCTGCAGGCCGTGGTGGGCGGCAGCGCCGATGTGGTGTCCGGCGCGTTCGAGCATGCGCTCAATCTGCAGACCAAGGGCCAGTTCTACCGGGACTTCGTGCTGCAGGGCCGCGCGCCCATGATCGGTTTCGGCGTGTCGGCCAAGAACATGCCGAACTACAAGTCGCCGGCGGATCTCAAGGGCAAGAAGATCGGCGTCACGGCGCCCGGATCGTCCACCAACATGGTGGTGAACTTTTTCCTTGCCAAGCATGGCCTGAAGCCTTCGGACGTCTCCATCATCGGGGTGGGCGCGGGCGCCGGGGCCATTACGGCGCTGCGCAGCGGCCAGATCGACGCCATTTCGAATACCGACCCGGTCGTGACGGCGCTGGAGCACTCGGGCGATCTGAAAATCATCGCCGACACGCGCACCCTCAAGGACACCAAGGAAATTTTCGGCGGCAATATGCCGGCCGGTTGCCTGTACTGCTCGCAAGCCTATATCGACGCCAATCCGAACACGGTGCAGGCGCTGACCAATGCCATCGTGCGCGCCGACAAGTGGATCCAGGCGCAGCGCGACAACCTGGACGCCATCGCCAACGCGGTGCCCAAGCAATATCTGCTCGGCGAGCCGGAGGTATACAAGGCGTCGCTGAAGGCCAGCCTCGAAGGCTTCTCGCCGGACGGCATGATTCCGGAAGACGGCGCGGAAACGGCGGTGAAGGCGCTTGCCGCGTTCCTGCCCGACTTCGACCCGAAGAAGGTCGACCCGTCCAAGATCTGGACCAACGAGTTCGTCAAACGCGCCAACCAGAAGTATCCGAATGGCTGA
- a CDS encoding CaiB/BaiF CoA transferase family protein gives MSALAGLKVLELGTLIAGPFAARLFGEFGADVIKVETPNGPDGKGGGDPIRTWRHLHEGNSLWWTVQARNKRSVALNLKDPRAREIALQLALDADVIIENYRPGVLEKWGLGYEQLRARNPATIMVRLSGYGQTGPLRDRPGFGAIGESMGGLRYVSGHPDRPPVRVGISIGDSIAALHGVIGAMMALRHRDATGGRWNGVSGGQGQMVDVALYEAVFNMMESLVPEYDVAGVVRERTGGALPGIVPSNTYTTGDGQNIVIAGNGDAIFHRLMIAIGREDLAHDPSLARNDGRAKRVEEIDGAIQAWCDGQTIDSALETLQRADVPVGKIYSVADMFRDPQFIARGMIEQHRFADGTPVKLPAVTPKLSETPGGTRWLGPRLGEHTEEVLKSLGYDAAAIAELAASGAIGI, from the coding sequence ATGTCGGCCTTGGCCGGATTGAAAGTGCTTGAGCTCGGCACGCTGATCGCGGGCCCATTCGCGGCCCGCCTGTTCGGCGAATTCGGGGCCGACGTCATCAAGGTCGAAACGCCCAACGGCCCGGACGGCAAGGGCGGCGGCGATCCGATCCGCACCTGGCGTCACCTGCACGAGGGCAATTCGCTGTGGTGGACGGTACAGGCCCGCAACAAGCGCTCCGTCGCGCTCAATCTGAAGGATCCGCGCGCCCGCGAGATCGCGTTGCAGCTGGCGCTGGACGCCGACGTCATCATCGAAAACTACCGTCCCGGCGTCCTGGAGAAGTGGGGCCTGGGCTATGAACAGCTGCGCGCCCGCAATCCCGCCACCATCATGGTGCGCCTGTCGGGATACGGGCAGACCGGCCCGCTGCGCGACCGGCCGGGCTTTGGCGCCATCGGGGAATCGATGGGCGGGTTGCGCTATGTGTCGGGCCATCCCGACCGGCCGCCCGTGCGCGTGGGCATCTCCATTGGCGATTCCATCGCCGCGCTGCATGGCGTGATCGGCGCCATGATGGCGCTGCGGCACCGCGACGCCACCGGCGGGCGCTGGAACGGCGTATCGGGCGGGCAGGGCCAGATGGTGGACGTGGCGCTGTACGAAGCCGTCTTCAACATGATGGAAAGTCTGGTGCCGGAGTACGACGTGGCCGGCGTGGTGCGGGAGCGCACGGGCGGCGCCTTGCCGGGCATCGTGCCGTCCAACACGTACACCACCGGCGACGGGCAGAACATCGTCATTGCCGGCAATGGCGATGCGATCTTCCACCGGCTGATGATCGCCATCGGCCGCGAGGACCTGGCCCATGATCCCTCGCTGGCGCGCAACGACGGGCGCGCGAAACGCGTGGAGGAGATCGACGGCGCCATCCAGGCATGGTGCGATGGCCAGACCATCGACAGCGCGCTGGAAACGCTGCAGCGCGCCGACGTGCCCGTGGGCAAGATCTACAGCGTGGCCGACATGTTCCGCGATCCGCAATTCATCGCGCGGGGCATGATCGAGCAGCACCGCTTCGCCGACGGCACCCCGGTGAAGCTGCCGGCGGTCACGCCCAAGCTGTCCGAAACCCCGGGCGGCACGCGATGGCTCGGCCCGCGCTTAGGGGAACATACCGAGGAAGTGTTGAAATCCCTGGGGTATGATGCTGCGGCAATTGCCGAGCTGGCCGCCAGCGGCGCCATCGGAATATAA
- the recR gene encoding recombination mediator RecR → MEPSLPEPEPLRALIEALRRLPGVGVRSARRMAYHLLQHDPRGAEQLGDALASAVHNLRHCSRCNSFTENEICATCANPKRDPTLLCIVETPADQNMIESSHGYRGLYYVLMGRVAPLEGIGPRELDFERLLARATDGVVTEVILATNFTAEGETTAHFLSESLRERGLSVTRLARGVPAGSELEYVDAGTIAWALMERKSA, encoded by the coding sequence ATGGAACCTTCGCTTCCCGAACCCGAACCGCTGCGCGCCCTGATCGAGGCGCTGCGGCGCTTGCCCGGCGTGGGCGTGCGATCCGCGCGCCGCATGGCCTATCACCTGTTGCAGCACGATCCGCGCGGCGCCGAGCAGTTGGGCGACGCGTTGGCCTCGGCGGTGCACAACCTGCGTCACTGCAGTCGCTGCAACAGCTTCACCGAAAACGAAATCTGCGCGACTTGTGCCAACCCCAAGCGCGACCCCACGCTGTTGTGCATCGTCGAAACGCCCGCGGACCAGAACATGATCGAGTCCAGTCACGGGTATCGCGGCCTGTACTACGTGTTGATGGGACGGGTTGCGCCGCTGGAAGGCATCGGACCACGCGAGCTGGATTTCGAGCGGTTGCTGGCGCGCGCAACGGATGGCGTGGTGACCGAGGTGATTCTGGCGACGAACTTCACGGCCGAAGGCGAAACCACGGCGCACTTCCTCAGCGAGTCGCTGCGCGAGCGCGGCTTGTCCGTTACCCGACTGGCGCGCGGCGTGCCGGCGGGCAGCGAGCTGGAATACGTGGATGCAGGCACGATCGCCTGGGCGCTGATGGAGCGCAAGTCCGCGTAA
- a CDS encoding YbaB/EbfC family nucleoid-associated protein codes for MMKGQLAGLMRQAQQMQENMKKAQEALADILVEGAAGGGLVKVTMSCRHDVKRVAIDPSLLSDDKDMLEDLVAAAFNDALRKAEATTQEKMASVTAGMPLPPGMKFPF; via the coding sequence ATGATGAAAGGACAATTGGCCGGGCTGATGCGTCAAGCCCAGCAGATGCAGGAAAACATGAAGAAGGCGCAGGAGGCGCTGGCCGACATCCTGGTCGAAGGCGCCGCGGGCGGCGGCCTGGTGAAGGTCACCATGTCGTGCCGCCACGACGTCAAGCGCGTCGCCATCGATCCATCGCTGCTGAGCGACGACAAGGACATGCTCGAAGATCTGGTCGCTGCCGCTTTCAACGATGCCCTGCGCAAGGCGGAAGCCACCACGCAGGAGAAGATGGCGTCCGTGACCGCCGGCATGCCGCTGCCCCCGGGGATGAAGTTCCCCTTCTGA
- the dnaX gene encoding DNA polymerase III subunit gamma/tau, translating to MTYLVLARKWRPRSFDTLVGQDHVVRALTHALDTQRLHHAWLFTGTRGVGKTTLSRILAKSLNCETGITSRPCGVCRACTEIDAGRFVDYLELDAASNRGVDEMTQLLEQAVYAPGAGRFKVYMIDEVHMLTGHAFNAMLKTLEEPPPHVKFILATTDPQKIPVTVLSRCLQFNLKQMPPDAIVGHLRHVLGEEQLDFEVPALRLIAQAAAGSMRDALSLTDQAIAYSAGNLTEEAVRGMLGTIDQRHLVRLLDALSAGEARAVLAVADELATRGLSYSGALADLAGLLSRVAIEQRVAGVTPSDDPLAADIARLARSLHPDAVQLFYSVAVHSRGELALAPDEYAGFVMACLRMLSLHGDAGPQSLPAGPVPTSVASAAQAPAEVAGAAGAAAAAAADAPADTQSASAAVPVPSFGAAPSSPAPVGAAPQVSAVRADASSEPAGARDVPETSGSPAASPASAQISAASQRPGTESSATSSSSTSGASSSGPAAAGSSPSAPTASAPTAPASTQAANRAASAGVAPWEDAPAAAHRKTDEAPSAAGTSGGAEAHAQPNAFVQDAFPPVQPDPPVPTEPAARSGTQAASPADRSPAPASAAAPAAAPAPTPASAAAPASAPASAAAPAAASAPAPTQAPPAAAAASPDPDGPPAWVDEVIPDDAEGGYLPPAEASEDGFIASPDDEDFETVAGDAAAAPAMAVRRVAAPAASSRRSKRAPRLSDMSPAAWPQLAASLPVTGLAAELARQSEWQGVQGDTIVLRVAVKTLADSASRVRLQTVLCEHFGQSLRLEVMVGATGDATAHAVAQQERAERQRAAEAAVEADPFVQALLTDFGGRVVPGSIRHVDPPSAQAR from the coding sequence ATGACTTACCTCGTACTGGCCCGCAAGTGGCGGCCCCGCTCGTTCGACACCCTGGTCGGACAGGATCACGTGGTGCGCGCCCTGACGCACGCGCTGGACACCCAGCGGCTGCACCATGCGTGGCTGTTCACCGGCACGCGGGGCGTGGGCAAGACCACGCTGTCGCGCATCCTGGCCAAATCGCTCAATTGCGAGACGGGCATCACCTCCAGGCCCTGCGGCGTGTGCCGCGCCTGCACGGAGATCGATGCCGGCCGCTTCGTGGATTACCTGGAGCTGGACGCGGCGTCGAATCGGGGTGTCGACGAGATGACGCAGCTGCTGGAGCAGGCGGTGTACGCGCCGGGGGCGGGCCGCTTCAAGGTCTACATGATCGACGAAGTGCACATGCTCACCGGACACGCCTTCAACGCCATGTTGAAGACGCTGGAAGAGCCGCCGCCGCACGTCAAGTTCATCCTGGCGACGACCGACCCGCAGAAGATTCCCGTCACCGTGCTGTCGCGCTGCCTGCAATTCAACCTGAAGCAGATGCCGCCGGACGCCATCGTGGGGCATCTGCGGCACGTGCTGGGCGAGGAACAGCTGGACTTCGAGGTGCCCGCTTTGCGCCTGATCGCTCAGGCCGCGGCGGGATCGATGCGCGACGCGCTTTCTCTGACGGATCAGGCGATTGCGTACAGCGCGGGGAATCTGACCGAGGAAGCGGTGCGCGGCATGCTGGGCACCATCGACCAGCGGCATCTGGTGCGCCTTTTGGACGCATTGTCCGCGGGCGAGGCGCGCGCGGTATTGGCAGTGGCCGACGAGCTCGCGACGCGGGGTTTGTCGTACAGCGGCGCACTGGCCGACCTGGCCGGCCTGCTGTCGCGCGTGGCTATCGAGCAGCGCGTGGCGGGCGTGACGCCGTCTGACGATCCGCTGGCGGCAGATATTGCGCGGCTGGCGCGATCGCTGCATCCCGATGCGGTGCAGCTTTTCTATTCGGTGGCCGTGCACAGCCGCGGCGAACTGGCGCTGGCACCCGACGAATATGCAGGTTTCGTGATGGCCTGCCTGCGGATGCTGTCCCTGCATGGCGATGCGGGACCGCAAAGCCTGCCGGCGGGGCCTGTTCCGACGAGTGTGGCCAGCGCGGCTCAGGCGCCGGCCGAAGTGGCGGGGGCTGCAGGCGCGGCCGCTGCAGCGGCCGCAGACGCGCCAGCCGATACGCAATCGGCGAGTGCCGCCGTTCCTGTGCCTTCGTTCGGGGCGGCGCCTTCGTCGCCAGCGCCCGTTGGCGCTGCGCCTCAGGTGTCCGCTGTGCGGGCTGATGCGTCGTCCGAGCCGGCCGGTGCTCGTGATGTTCCGGAAACTTCCGGCTCGCCGGCCGCCTCTCCCGCTTCCGCGCAGATTTCCGCGGCTTCGCAGCGGCCCGGCACTGAATCATCCGCCACATCGTCCTCGAGCACGTCCGGTGCAAGCTCGTCGGGTCCGGCTGCGGCCGGGTCAAGCCCATCCGCTCCAACCGCGTCCGCTCCAACCGCGCCCGCCTCAACCCAGGCTGCGAACCGTGCGGCAAGCGCCGGTGTGGCGCCCTGGGAAGACGCCCCTGCCGCCGCGCACCGGAAGACGGACGAAGCGCCTTCAGCCGCCGGCACATCGGGCGGGGCCGAAGCCCACGCGCAGCCCAATGCGTTCGTCCAGGACGCGTTCCCGCCGGTTCAGCCGGATCCGCCCGTCCCGACCGAGCCCGCAGCCCGGTCGGGAACGCAGGCCGCATCGCCAGCGGACCGATCACCGGCGCCCGCTTCTGCAGCCGCACCCGCAGCCGCACCCGCACCGACGCCCGCGTCTGCAGCCGCTCCCGCATCGGCGCCCGCGTCTGCAGCCGCGCCCGCAGCCGCTTCCGCACCGGCGCCCACGCAGGCGCCGCCCGCTGCAGCCGCCGCATCGCCCGATCCGGACGGGCCGCCGGCCTGGGTCGACGAAGTCATTCCCGACGACGCCGAGGGCGGTTACCTGCCGCCTGCCGAGGCCAGTGAGGATGGCTTCATCGCCAGCCCCGACGATGAAGATTTCGAAACGGTGGCGGGGGACGCTGCCGCGGCGCCGGCCATGGCGGTGCGCCGCGTCGCTGCCCCCGCCGCGTCATCCCGGCGTTCCAAGCGGGCGCCGCGTCTGTCCGATATGTCCCCGGCGGCGTGGCCGCAACTGGCCGCGAGCCTGCCCGTGACGGGCCTGGCCGCGGAGCTGGCTCGCCAGAGCGAGTGGCAGGGCGTGCAGGGCGATACCATTGTGCTGCGCGTGGCGGTCAAGACGCTGGCGGACAGCGCCAGCCGGGTGCGTCTGCAGACGGTGCTCTGCGAGCACTTCGGCCAGAGCCTGCGGCTGGAGGTGATGGTTGGCGCCACGGGCGATGCCACGGCCCACGCCGTGGCGCAGCAGGAACGCGCCGAGCGGCAACGCGCGGCCGAGGCCGCGGTCGAGGCGGATCCTTTCGTGCAGGCGCTCCTGACGGATTTTGGCGGCAGGGTGGTTCCTGGCTCCATTCGTCACGTCGATCCGCCGTCGGCGCAGGCCCGCTGA
- a CDS encoding SOS response-associated peptidase: protein MCGRIVQKGNLDDYLERVIRAPRADEIFPPDPVGPKYNVPPGVRILAIHRLGGDGSKQVERIFWGYKPAGAKVPLMSNARLETITAGKWPWAALMKAGGRVLVPADGWYEWKRLTPDPKGPKQPHFIRAVNDDPLYFPALTAWRPGKEHGPEHGIAIVTNDAKGGLIDVHDRRPIVLAPELAQEWMDPATTPLCARDLLMGGLPEAAFRWYPVKQAVGNSRYERPDATDPTGDNGPSLF, encoded by the coding sequence ATGTGCGGCCGCATCGTCCAGAAGGGAAACCTCGATGACTACCTGGAACGCGTAATACGCGCGCCCAGGGCGGACGAGATTTTCCCGCCTGACCCGGTAGGCCCCAAGTACAACGTACCCCCGGGCGTGCGTATCCTCGCCATTCACCGGCTTGGCGGGGACGGTAGCAAACAGGTTGAGCGCATCTTCTGGGGCTACAAGCCGGCTGGTGCGAAAGTCCCTCTCATGAGCAACGCACGCCTGGAAACGATCACGGCCGGCAAGTGGCCGTGGGCAGCGCTGATGAAGGCGGGCGGTCGCGTGCTGGTGCCGGCTGACGGATGGTACGAATGGAAGCGCCTGACCCCCGATCCCAAAGGGCCGAAGCAGCCGCATTTCATCCGGGCGGTGAACGACGATCCGCTCTACTTCCCTGCCCTGACCGCCTGGCGCCCGGGCAAGGAACATGGGCCGGAGCACGGCATCGCCATAGTGACGAACGACGCCAAAGGCGGCTTGATCGACGTTCACGACCGTAGGCCGATTGTCTTGGCGCCCGAATTAGCGCAAGAGTGGATGGACCCGGCAACCACGCCGCTTTGCGCCAGAGATCTGTTGATGGGCGGGCTACCCGAGGCGGCCTTTCGCTGGTATCCGGTGAAGCAGGCGGTGGGTAACTCCCGGTACGAACGGCCAGACGCAACTGACCCAACGGGCGATAACGGACCGTCTCTATTCTGA
- a CDS encoding phage portal protein: MTLILNARGEPMPPVASPATPADNPGVEAFSFGDPIPVLDRRDILDYVECLDSGRWYEPPISFHGLAKSFRASTHHSSAIYFKANVLASTLIPHPLITPMLVKELAVNYLTFGNAYLEKRISVTGKVLGLRNAPAKYTRRGKEDGQFFFVPGIAADHELERGTVFHLKEPDINQEVYGLPEYLSTLQSAWLNESATLFRRRYYNNGSHAGFILYMSDAANSAEDIDKVREAMRNAKGPGNFRNLFLYSPNGKKDGVQVIPISEVAARDDFFNIKNVTRDDILAAHRVPPQLMGIVPGNTGGFGAVLPAAQVFARNEIEPLQAVFTTINAWLGIDAFRFEPYVVETGDSAAK, encoded by the coding sequence ATGACGCTGATTCTGAACGCACGGGGCGAGCCGATGCCGCCGGTGGCGAGCCCGGCCACGCCGGCGGACAACCCGGGCGTCGAAGCCTTCAGCTTCGGCGATCCCATTCCGGTGCTGGACCGGCGCGACATCCTCGATTACGTGGAGTGCCTGGACAGCGGGCGCTGGTACGAGCCGCCCATCAGTTTCCACGGGCTGGCGAAGTCGTTTCGAGCGAGTACACATCACAGCTCGGCAATCTACTTCAAGGCCAACGTGCTGGCCTCCACGCTCATCCCGCATCCGCTGATCACGCCGATGCTGGTCAAGGAACTGGCGGTCAATTATCTGACCTTCGGTAATGCTTATCTGGAAAAGCGCATCAGCGTCACCGGTAAGGTGCTGGGCCTGCGAAATGCGCCGGCGAAGTACACGCGCCGCGGCAAGGAAGATGGGCAGTTCTTCTTTGTGCCGGGCATTGCCGCCGATCATGAATTGGAGCGTGGGACGGTGTTCCACCTGAAGGAGCCCGACATCAATCAGGAGGTGTACGGACTGCCGGAATATCTCAGCACGCTGCAGTCGGCGTGGCTGAACGAATCGGCGACGCTCTTTCGGCGGCGGTACTACAACAACGGCAGCCACGCCGGCTTCATCCTGTATATGTCGGACGCAGCCAACAGCGCCGAGGACATCGACAAGGTGCGCGAGGCCATGCGCAACGCCAAGGGGCCGGGGAATTTCCGGAACCTATTTCTCTATTCGCCCAACGGAAAGAAGGATGGCGTGCAGGTCATTCCGATCAGCGAGGTGGCCGCGCGGGACGACTTCTTCAACATCAAGAATGTGACGCGCGATGACATTCTGGCCGCGCACCGCGTGCCGCCGCAGCTCATGGGTATTGTGCCCGGCAATACGGGTGGCTTTGGCGCCGTGCTTCCGGCCGCGCAGGTCTTCGCCCGCAATGAAATAGAGCCGCTACAGGCCGTGTTTACGACGATCAACGCGTGGCTCGGCATCGACGCCTTTCGATTCGAGCCATACGTGGTCGAGACTGGCGATAGTGCTGCCAAGTAA
- a CDS encoding Bug family tripartite tricarboxylate transporter substrate binding protein: MHHLKRNLAILALASTTLPWGAMASDQDAVYPQRPITLVIGFPPGGSTDALARLLARYLGEALGQKMIVQYKPGAGGNIGAQYAARAAPDGYTLFLGARPNTIHKTMYGSMKYDFSRDLVPVGLVATMQYVMVSSTHAPIATVDDVVRLARAYPGAMTCASAGMGTTTHLLCELLQQELDIDMQHVPYNGGAQALTDVIGGRIDIYAASVAEALPHVRAGALKPIAAMSSVRIQTMPDVPTLEESGAPQLSGLELGNWTGLLVPAGTPSHVTAKLNRTINAALIDPGLHDAMARLSFAPPQQPNTPTAFKELIAEETHRWNQILRMRNIKPLH, translated from the coding sequence ATGCACCATCTGAAGCGGAACCTCGCAATCCTTGCTTTGGCGAGCACCACCCTGCCATGGGGAGCCATGGCGTCCGACCAAGATGCTGTCTACCCGCAGCGCCCGATTACGCTGGTGATTGGCTTCCCTCCAGGCGGAAGCACCGATGCGCTGGCTCGACTGCTTGCGCGCTATTTGGGAGAAGCACTCGGGCAAAAAATGATCGTCCAGTACAAACCTGGTGCCGGCGGCAATATCGGCGCGCAATATGCCGCGCGTGCGGCGCCAGACGGCTATACATTGTTTCTTGGAGCAAGGCCAAACACGATTCACAAAACGATGTACGGCAGCATGAAGTATGACTTCTCACGCGACTTGGTCCCAGTGGGTTTGGTCGCCACGATGCAATATGTCATGGTGAGCAGTACACACGCCCCGATCGCCACCGTGGACGACGTGGTGCGGCTCGCCCGGGCGTATCCGGGAGCCATGACATGCGCGTCTGCCGGAATGGGGACAACGACTCATCTGCTCTGTGAACTTCTGCAACAGGAACTGGACATCGACATGCAGCATGTTCCGTACAACGGCGGCGCGCAGGCGCTGACGGATGTAATTGGCGGTCGGATAGACATCTACGCCGCCAGTGTCGCCGAAGCGCTGCCGCACGTCCGGGCCGGAGCACTCAAACCCATCGCCGCTATGTCGTCCGTGCGGATACAGACTATGCCCGATGTGCCGACGCTGGAGGAATCCGGCGCGCCACAACTGTCAGGACTCGAACTGGGCAACTGGACCGGCCTTCTGGTGCCGGCTGGCACGCCTTCTCATGTGACCGCGAAACTGAACCGAACAATCAACGCGGCACTGATCGACCCGGGACTGCACGATGCAATGGCGCGGCTATCCTTTGCCCCGCCGCAGCAACCGAACACGCCGACGGCATTCAAGGAGCTGATCGCCGAAGAAACCCATCGGTGGAACCAAATCCTGCGGATGCGGAATATCAAACCGCTTCACTGA
- a CDS encoding BrnA antitoxin family protein, translating to MKMHNKTDWDRVKAEAAAEAPVAHDQETDLYDPNDGAAARAYWSAAKVTRPGRPRAAVKRPSLNMRIDADLMEHPRQCGKGWQTRVNNVLREAVEKGVL from the coding sequence ATGAAGATGCACAACAAGACTGATTGGGATCGTGTCAAGGCGGAAGCGGCCGCTGAGGCGCCCGTCGCTCACGACCAGGAAACCGACCTCTACGATCCGAACGACGGGGCCGCGGCGCGGGCGTATTGGAGCGCGGCGAAAGTGACCAGGCCGGGCCGGCCGCGTGCCGCCGTCAAGCGGCCCTCGCTGAACATGCGCATCGACGCGGACTTGATGGAACACCCACGCCAGTGCGGAAAAGGCTGGCAGACCCGCGTTAACAACGTGCTGCGCGAGGCGGTGGAAAAAGGCGTTCTTTGA
- a CDS encoding Bug family tripartite tricarboxylate transporter substrate binding protein produces the protein MHHLKRNLALLALASTTLSWGAMASEQDAVYPQRPITLVIGFPPGGSADALARLLAGSMSEALGQKVIVQYKPGAGSNLGAEYVAHAAPDGYTLFLGGRPNIIHRTMYGSMKYDFSRDLIPVGLAATQPFVMVSGIHSQITTLDDVMRIARTYPGALTCASPGTGTTSHLLCELLQQEMDIDIQHVPYSGGSPVLTDVIGGRIDFYIAPLAGALPQIQAGQLRPVVTMSSRRVPALPDVPTLEEAGVPQLSGLELGGWSGLVAPSGTPPHVVAKLNRSINTALLDPALRDALTRHAFTTPQPPNTPAAFKELIAEETDRWNQILQMRNIKPLH, from the coding sequence ATGCACCATCTGAAGCGGAACCTCGCACTTCTTGCTTTGGCGAGCACCACCCTGTCATGGGGAGCCATGGCATCCGAGCAAGATGCCGTATACCCGCAGCGCCCGATCACGCTGGTGATTGGCTTCCCTCCAGGCGGAAGCGCCGACGCTCTGGCCCGTCTGCTCGCGGGGTCCATGAGCGAAGCGCTGGGGCAAAAAGTCATCGTTCAGTACAAGCCTGGCGCTGGCAGTAATCTCGGCGCGGAATATGTCGCGCACGCAGCGCCCGACGGCTACACGCTCTTTCTTGGGGGGCGACCGAACATCATTCACAGAACCATGTACGGCAGCATGAAGTATGACTTTTCGCGCGACCTGATTCCTGTGGGTCTGGCGGCAACACAACCATTTGTCATGGTAAGCGGCATCCATAGCCAAATTACTACCCTGGACGATGTGATGAGGATTGCCCGAACGTATCCAGGTGCTCTCACGTGCGCATCTCCTGGAACCGGGACAACCTCGCATCTGCTTTGTGAATTGCTGCAGCAGGAAATGGACATCGACATACAGCATGTACCGTACAGCGGCGGCTCGCCCGTGCTGACGGACGTGATAGGCGGCCGGATAGATTTCTACATCGCGCCACTTGCTGGAGCGCTGCCCCAGATTCAAGCGGGTCAGCTTCGGCCCGTAGTTACGATGTCTTCGCGACGGGTACCGGCACTGCCGGATGTGCCGACGTTGGAGGAAGCCGGCGTGCCACAACTTTCAGGGCTTGAGCTTGGAGGTTGGAGCGGCCTGGTGGCGCCGTCCGGTACGCCGCCCCATGTGGTGGCAAAACTGAACCGGTCGATAAATACAGCGTTACTCGACCCGGCGCTCCGCGATGCGTTGACACGGCACGCCTTTACTACACCGCAGCCGCCAAACACGCCGGCGGCGTTCAAGGAGCTGATCGCCGAAGAAACCGATCGGTGGAACCAGATCCTGCAAATGCGGAATATCAAACCGCTTCACTGA